The Pseudarthrobacter defluvii DNA window ATAGGCTGCCGATTCCAAGTCCGGACATTGCGACGTTGTAGGCGATGAAATTTCCGGAGATCGCGGCTGAGCCGTTGAGTAGCAGCAGGCAGCCAACACCGACGGCGAGGCCGATGCCCTCAAAGATCCTGGTGGCCAGATACCCCAAGGCAACGGCCTTGCTGTGCGGCTGCAGGATGGGGAGCATCAGCACGCCGATGCCAATGACGACGAAGGAATTGGTGAGCATGAGCGCGGCGCCGACGACGAGCATCGCTCTGGAGCTTTGGTCAACAGACCCGGCCAGATTCGTTGCGATGGCGTTGCCGATCCCGTAGGTCAGGAAGCCCGCAAGAAACAGTGTCCCGACGATCCGGGCTGTCGCCCGCACGCTTCGGGTCAACGGCCGCTTAGGGATGCTGGGTTGCCGGAGGTATCCGCTCGGCATTGACGCTGACATGGCTTTCTTCTTTCGGGAATGTCTGGCTGGGGATGGTGTGCAGGTTCGGTCCGGCGGGAATTCGACGGGTCCCTGCCAAATGACAGCCTCCGGCCAGTCTTAGTCGCGCTTTTGGCCGCTTGGACCGGGTTCCGTGTAGGGAGGTTCCGGATCATCCCCGGAAGGTCCTGAAGATTGGTTCATGGGAGAGATGCGTAAGGAGCTCTTCGTACTTTGTACGCTGAGCATACCGTACTAAGTACGATAAAGCCATAGCGCGGCGGTACCAGCCGACGGCGTACGGGCTGCGCGATAAGCCGCGGGGACCCATTGAAGTGCCGGGCCTGCATTCGCCGTGTTCCTTCGACTCCAGCTGCAGGGCACCTCCCTGTCGTTACCTGCTTTTGGGATCCACAGGCTCCGCGGACGTGGTCACTCCTGGGAATCGGCCGGCCAATCGCAGGAAGCCGGATGGTTGAGTGTTCGCCCTCCGCTCTTCAC harbors:
- a CDS encoding DUF4386 domain-containing protein — its product is MSASMPSGYLRQPSIPKRPLTRSVRATARIVGTLFLAGFLTYGIGNAIATNLAGSVDQSSRAMLVVGAALMLTNSFVVIGIGVLMLPILQPHSKAVALGYLATRIFEGIGLAVGVGCLLLLNGSAAISGNFIAYNVAMSGLGIGSLFFCAVLFRSGLTPRFLAGWGFVGYAFFAAGSLLELLGVKGAGLVGAVPGGLFEVVFGIWLIARGFRHAGTVVDGGPIHRRIA